In Phorcysia thermohydrogeniphila, the DNA window ACTTAAAGGTAGAGCTCTAAAAGTTCTCGTTGAAAACGGAATAACAACTGTGGGAGACCTTGTTAAGCTTACAAAGAAAGAGCTTGAGAGCATTAAGGGTCTTGGTAAGAAGTCACTTGCAGAGATAGAGAAGTTCCTTGCTTCTCTTGGATTTGAACTTGGAGGTGGGCAAGAATGAGACACAGAGTAAAGGGAAAGAAGCTTGGAAGGCCGACTGAACATAGAATGCTTATGCTTAGAAACCTTGTAACCGACCTTATGGAGCACGGTAAAGTTGTAACTACGATCGCAAGGGCTAAGGAGCTTAAGAGACTTGCAGACAAAGTTATCACGAAGGGTAAGCAGCAGGATAAGGTAAAGGCTATAAGGGACGTCCTTGCAATAGTAACTCGCAAGGATATAGCCTACAAAGTTGTAAACGAGATTGCTCCAAAGTACGCTAACAGGAACGGTGGTTATACAAGACTTCTTCACTACGACTTCAGAAAGGGAGACGCAGCTCCTACAGCTATAGTTATGCTCGTTGAGCCTGACGTGAAGGAAACTGCTGAGGAACAGTCACAGGAACAATAACAATACAGGGCCTCCGGAAGGGGGCCTTTTAATTTTTAGTTATTCCTGACAGGAACTTCTATTTCAATCTTGCCTTTACTGTTTTCTTCGTTAGCTATGTTTATCGTAACGCCTGAGGCATCAATAAAAGGAAAATCCTTGAGAGCTTTCAGTATCGCGTCCTTTACAGCTTCTACTGCGTTTGGTGGTAAACCTGCCCTGTCGTACTTAAGTATCAGCTGTAGGCGTTTCTTGGCTATTTCCTTCGCAGGAGGCCTGCTAAAGGCTTCTTTTATTTTATCTACAAATCCCATTGTTTACTCTCCTCCAAAGAGTTTCTTTAGCTTGTCAAGGAAAGACTCGTTATAGGAAAGGTCAAGGAACGGGACTTTTTTGCCGAGGAGTCTCTCAGCTATATTCCTAAAGGCCTTTCCTGCTATTGAATCTTCAAAGAGGACTGCAGGCTCTCCTCTGTTTATGTAGGAGACCATGTTCTTATCTTCGGGTACTATTCCTATAAGTTCAAGGCCTAAAATCTGGACGACGTCGTCAGCGTCCATCATGTCTCCTCTCGCTACCTTTTTGGGGTCAAGCCTGTTAACTATAAGCTTGGGTTCGGGCTTACCCATTGCCTCGCAGAGTCCCGTTACCCTATCGGCATCCCTGATAGATGCCATTTCAGGGTTGGCAACAACGATAATTGTGTCGGCAGGCAGAACGGCAGTTTTAAAGCCTTCCTCAATACCGGCAGGGGAGTCAATGAAGATAAAGTCAAACTTTTCCCGTAATTTCTCAACAATATTTACAAGGTCCTCAGGCTTTACAGCACTTTTATCCTTAGTCTGGGCAGCTGGAAGGAGGTATAGGTTCTTGGTTTTTTTGTCCTTTACTAAAGCTTTCTCTACGGGACAGACCCCTTCTATGACGTGGACAATATCGTAGACTATCCTGTTTTCAAGTCCGAGAACAAGGTCAAGGTTCCTGAGGCCAATGTCTGCGTCTATCGCTACTACCTTGTAGCCTTTAGCTGCAAGTGCAGTTGCCACGTTACCCGTAACGGTACTTTTACCAACTCCTCCCTTACCTGACGTGATACATATTACCTTGTCCGCCATTATCTCCCCTTCTTTCCGTTTTGTGGTTCTAATTTGATTTCTCCATCTTTTACCTTTACTCTAAAGTTTATATACTTTTCGTTCCTGTCAAAAATGAGTTCCTTACCGCAGAGTTCCAGCCTCGGAGCCTGAAAGAAGAGAGCTCTGACCTCCCCACTTGTCTTTCCAATACCGGCTTTAACAGTTCCTCTTAAGTTACCCATGACGTAAACGTTTCCCCCGGCCTCAATCTCTGCGCCGGGATTGACATCACCCATTACTACTAAATCTCCCGTTGAAGTTATTTTATCTCCAGACCTGAGGGTCTTCCTTACAAATTTTACCTCTTCGGTTTCAGCCCTCTCCTTCTCCCTTTCAAGTTCCATACTTGATAGGTCACAGGGTATATTTAACTTTATACAAAGTTCCCTGTTCTCCTTTAAGTTGGTTTTCAGCCCGCAGAATGTCAACTCTTCCATGCTGTGTAGGAAATCGCTTAGCTCTTTTACCTCTTCCTCTTTAAGAACTTTATTTTCTACTGAAATTATAAACCTCGCTCCCCGTAAAAGCTGTTTTTTCTCAAGGATGAATTTTTTTATCTCCTCAACGTTGAAGCTCTTTTCATCGGTGAGGAGCTCTATGGCAATTACGTTCGTTCCCCTCAGTTTAAACTTCATTTCATAAAATTCTCCTGTCTGCCGCTTTGGTGACAATTCTACCAATTTTCGGGGGTAGTATGGAGTTTCTATGTGCCTCTTCAGAGGGGAAGATTACTCTCTTTGGAATACCCTTTGACTCAACTACCTGCTTTAGGCCGGGGACACGCTTTGGCCCAGATGGCGTAAGGTTCTTTTCAGAAAATCTTGAAGATTACAGCCCAGAGCTTGACAAAAGCCTTCAGGATGTTGCTTTTAGGGATGTAGGGAATGTTGAAGTTCCAGCTACACCGGAAGGAATGATTAAAGCTGTTGAGTCGTTCATGGAAAGCGTAGAAATACCGGTAATGATTGGGGGGGAACATTCTGTTACCTATCCTGTTGTAAAGTCTCTGGTTGAGCGTTACGGGGAGTTAACGGTAGTTCAGTTTGACGCCCACGCAGACCTTAGGGATGAGTACACCGGCACGAAGTTTTCCCACGCCTGTGTTATGAGAAGGATTTTGGAGTTCGGCTGCCATTTGATTCAAGTGGGAATCAGGAGTGGAACGAGGGAAGAATTTGAGCTTATGAAGAGTTGTGAGAGGATAACCTTCTTAAAAACTCCTAAGGAGCTCCCAATTGTTCTTGGAGATGTAAATACACCCATTTACTTTACTATTGATATTGACTTTTTTGACCCGGCCTTTGCTCCCGGAACGGGTACTCCAGAGCCGGGAGGTTTCTCTCCGCTTGAATTCTTTGAGGCGATTTATAAATTACCACCTGCACTGAACGTAGTTGGATTTGATGTCGTAGAAATTTCTCCTCCTCTTGACCCGTCGGGAATTACCCAGATGCTTGGAGCTAAGGTGGTTAGGGAGCTCATTCTAAAGTTCTGGGGGTAGATGTGGAGCTCTGGTTTACGGAATTTTACAAAGGCGAAGGAATGGACTTACAGGGAACGGGGTTAACAGTTAAGGTCAAGAATGCAGTTTCTGCGAAAACTCCTTTTCAGGAAATTCTTCTCCTTGATACCGTTGACTACGGTAAGATGCTCGTCCTTGACGGTGCAATTCAAACAACCGAAAAGGATGAGTTTATATACCATGAGATGATAGTTCACCCAGCTCTTTTTACCCTTGGCAGGAGACCTGAAAGGGTTCTCGTTATTGGCGGTGGGGATGGTGGAACAGTTAGGGAGATTTTAAAGCACGACCCGGAAAAGGTTGATATGGTTGAGATAGATAAGGAAGTTGTTGAGTTTGCAAAGAGGGAGCTCCCTACCATCTCTTGCGCCCTTAATGACGAAAGGGTTAACCTGATTTTTGCTGACGGAAGGGAGTTTATAAGAGGAAAAGAGGAAGTTTACGACGTCATAATTGTTGATTGTTCAGACCCTATAGGTCCTTCAAAGGTTCTCTACGAAAAGGGATTTTACGAGGATGCGAGGAGAGCTCTCAAAGAGGGGGGTATCTTTGTAACCCAGTCTGAATCCCCCTTTGCCCAGAAGAGGGTTCACGGGAAAGTAGTTGATGAGTTAAAGAAAGTCTTTCCCA includes these proteins:
- the rplQ gene encoding 50S ribosomal protein L17 gives rise to the protein MRHRVKGKKLGRPTEHRMLMLRNLVTDLMEHGKVVTTIARAKELKRLADKVITKGKQQDKVKAIRDVLAIVTRKDIAYKVVNEIAPKYANRNGGYTRLLHYDFRKGDAAPTAIVMLVEPDVKETAEEQSQEQ
- a CDS encoding septum site-determining protein MinC, producing the protein MKFKLRGTNVIAIELLTDEKSFNVEEIKKFILEKKQLLRGARFIISVENKVLKEEEVKELSDFLHSMEELTFCGLKTNLKENRELCIKLNIPCDLSSMELEREKERAETEEVKFVRKTLRSGDKITSTGDLVVMGDVNPGAEIEAGGNVYVMGNLRGTVKAGIGKTSGEVRALFFQAPRLELCGKELIFDRNEKYINFRVKVKDGEIKLEPQNGKKGR
- the speE gene encoding polyamine aminopropyltransferase → MELWFTEFYKGEGMDLQGTGLTVKVKNAVSAKTPFQEILLLDTVDYGKMLVLDGAIQTTEKDEFIYHEMIVHPALFTLGRRPERVLVIGGGDGGTVREILKHDPEKVDMVEIDKEVVEFAKRELPTISCALNDERVNLIFADGREFIRGKEEVYDVIIVDCSDPIGPSKVLYEKGFYEDARRALKEGGIFVTQSESPFAQKRVHGKVVDELKKVFPIVRPYLAFIPTYPSGMWSFTIGSVKADPLAVEKEKLKESYIKFVEEKGELKYYNPDIHYGAFAIPNFVYREE
- a CDS encoding cell division topological specificity factor MinE, yielding MGFVDKIKEAFSRPPAKEIAKKRLQLILKYDRAGLPPNAVEAVKDAILKALKDFPFIDASGVTINIANEENSKGKIEIEVPVRNN
- the minD gene encoding septum site-determining protein MinD, producing MADKVICITSGKGGVGKSTVTGNVATALAAKGYKVVAIDADIGLRNLDLVLGLENRIVYDIVHVIEGVCPVEKALVKDKKTKNLYLLPAAQTKDKSAVKPEDLVNIVEKLREKFDFIFIDSPAGIEEGFKTAVLPADTIIVVANPEMASIRDADRVTGLCEAMGKPEPKLIVNRLDPKKVARGDMMDADDVVQILGLELIGIVPEDKNMVSYINRGEPAVLFEDSIAGKAFRNIAERLLGKKVPFLDLSYNESFLDKLKKLFGGE
- the speB gene encoding agmatinase; this encodes MEFLCASSEGKITLFGIPFDSTTCFRPGTRFGPDGVRFFSENLEDYSPELDKSLQDVAFRDVGNVEVPATPEGMIKAVESFMESVEIPVMIGGEHSVTYPVVKSLVERYGELTVVQFDAHADLRDEYTGTKFSHACVMRRILEFGCHLIQVGIRSGTREEFELMKSCERITFLKTPKELPIVLGDVNTPIYFTIDIDFFDPAFAPGTGTPEPGGFSPLEFFEAIYKLPPALNVVGFDVVEISPPLDPSGITQMLGAKVVRELILKFWG